DNA sequence from the Thalassotalea sp. 273M-4 genome:
TGCTGCTAAATTAACTGAGTTAGCTGAAGTTACTATCGCTTCTAAAGCCGGTGACGAAGGTAAACTATTCGGTTCTATCGGTACTAAAGACATCGCTGATGCTATCACTGAAGCTGGCGTTGAAGTAGCTAAAGCAGAAGTTCGTCTTCCTTTAGGTACTATCCGTGAAACTGGCGAATACGAAATCGTTATTCACCTTCACGCAGACGTAGATGCAACCATCAAAGTTGTGGTTATCGCTG
Encoded proteins:
- the rplI gene encoding 50S ribosomal protein L9 — protein: MQVILLDKIAKLGGLGDQVTVKSGYARNFLLPKGKAVIASKANVEHFEARRAELEKQLADVLAAAEARAAKLTELAEVTIASKAGDEGKLFGSIGTKDIADAITEAGVEVAKAEVRLPLGTIRETGEYEIVIHLHADVDATIKVVVIAEA